Proteins co-encoded in one Hyla sarda isolate aHylSar1 chromosome 4, aHylSar1.hap1, whole genome shotgun sequence genomic window:
- the LOC130367180 gene encoding olfactory receptor 11L1-like: MQEDNLTEVSEFFLLGFQTSQNLRFSLFFFLLVIYCGTICGNLLIITLVSTSKNLHTPMYFFISQLSISDILIITDIVPKMLKILLNNGGTMSLIGCITQLYMFCTSEASECFLLAVMSYDRYVAICNPLRYSSIMTSGHCMMLSILCWLLGFSIILIYIIKIAKLNFCGPHIIDHLFCDINPLLEVSCSDTFIIHMVIYIMGIPIVIIPTIIIIVSYTYIVLAILRISSNIGRQKAFSTCSSHLIVVSIFYWTMFGVYGVPTKGRTLTMSKILSLLYTVFTPLVNPIIYSLRNKDIREAVQKCHKRLIW; encoded by the coding sequence atgcaGGAGGACAACCTGACTGAAGTCTCTGAGTTTTTCCTCTTAGGATTTCAAACAAGCCAAAATTTAAGattttctctgttcttttttcTCCTTGTGATTTACTGTGGGACAATATGTGGGAATCTCCTGATCATCACCCTGGTGTCCACCAGCAAGAACctccacaccccaatgtacttctTCATCTCACAACTGTCCATTAGTGACATATTGATAATCACTGATATTGTCCCTAAGATGCTCAAAATCCTACTAAATAATGGGGGGACCATGAGTTTAATTGGTTGTATCACTCAGTTGTATATGTTCTGTACTTCTGAAGCATCTGAATGTTTTCTCCTGGCTGTGATGTCTTATGACAGATATGTGGCCATCTGTAATCCTCTCCGTTACTCCTCTATCATGACAAGTGGACATTGTATGATGTTGTCTATACTATGTTGGCTTCTTggcttttctattattttgattTACATTATCAAAATAGCAAAACTCAACTTTTGTGGTCCACATATCATTGACCATTTATTCTGTGACATAAATCCCTTATTAGAAGTTTCCTGTTCTGACACCTTTATTATTCACATGGTGATTTATATTATGGGTATACCAATTGTGATAATCCCAACCATCATCATTATAGTGTCTTATACTTATATTGTCCTAGCAATCCTAAGGATCTCATCCAATATTGGTAGACAgaaagccttctccacctgtagctccCACCTCATTGTGGTCTCCATATTCTACTGGACTATGTTCGGTGTTTATGGTGTCCCAACAAAAGGCCGAACACTGACCATGAGTAAAATCCtctccctgctatatactgtgttTACTCCTCTGGtcaaccccattatatacagtttgAGGAATAAAGACATTAGGGAAGCCGTACAGAAATGTCATAAGCGGCTGATCTGGTAA